A region of Spodoptera frugiperda isolate SF20-4 chromosome 26, AGI-APGP_CSIRO_Sfru_2.0, whole genome shotgun sequence DNA encodes the following proteins:
- the LOC118264090 gene encoding vacuolar protein sorting-associated protein 18 homolog isoform X2, which yields MTSIFDQYEQASQSSQRPKPVTEPMVSSGYINMLMEDNTPMFSKSKMMLKNLSDAITHAAVCNDYLVLAMANGNLFRLNLKKPDRGEEIQYSKFVQPNSKLTGIFLDPLGHHLLMAFTSKKKDGYPELIYLHQSSSKYKLVSKSRNYEVTEVGWNWENTSEVNTGPILLGTSQGHIIETELEADSDKTFTASHPYWREIFDIGKGTDMPITGIQFHRVNNTSRYFIFITTPTRLYQFMGQAIMKDNKPSLQSIFYAYLTIPETGFQEIPSTLKYSKLQFFDKNDVPKTFAWLTEPGIFYGQLDPTSQQNSNSLFTQGALISYPTDGDEPENAPLSFVLTEFHVLLMYSDRVKVISLISQELVFEDRYSEAQGKLKNIVRDAKKRTIWAITDKCVFRYKVVREERNLWIIYSDKEQFDLAKEYCYNNPAYIDVINVKQAELLFNKGEYEKSAAIFADTQKSFETICLKFLEIEQINALKVYLEKRLETLKDDEKTLISMLVIWMTELYLSQLGLLRRTGKQDTEEYHQIQSNFEVFLLHPKVAKCMQHVKSVVYDLMASHGDKLNLIKLTIINEDYESVVSQYISKKSYLEAIDTLKTLKRPELFYQFAAALMEESPKHTVNALISQGARLSPSKLLPAFLSCKNDEAHVSEIIRYLEFILQHFNVRDKAIHNYLLTLYVEHDHESLMMYLSRQGQDVAMVNYDVHYALRLCREKNLSEACVKLSALLGLWDSAVELALQVSLTLAKSIADMPEQTELRRQLWLNIAENVITKNQDMQEAMSFLEECPLIKIEDILPFFSDVVTIDHFRQPICDSLQENNNQIEEMKAEMEEAIAAAEYVRAEIQSFRNRSVTVLVSDVCCLCDIALLLRPFYLFPCGHKFHSDCLMQETLPILTPARRNKLSDLQRQLQVLSNIELSTITSSGLPLREILRNEIDDLIASECIFCGEYMINCIDKPFINDEDWDKVMKEWE from the exons ATGACTTCCATTTTCGACCAGTACGAGCAAGCTTCGCAGAGTTCCCAGCGACCTAAGCCTGTGACAGAGCCTATGGTATCATCTGGGTACATAAACATGTTGATGGAAGACAATACTCCAATGTTTTCCAAAAGTAAAATGATGCTGAAGAACCTATCTGATGCGATCACACATGCAGCAGTGTGCAATGATTATCTAGTTCTAGCAATGGCTAATGGGAACCTGTTTCGTCTAAATCTGAAGAAGCCGGATCGTGGAGAAG AAATCCAGTACTCAAAGTTTGTCCAACCAAACTCGAAGCTTACAGGAATCTTCCTGGACCCACTTGGACATCACCTACTCATGGCATTCACATCGAAGAAGAAAGATGGCTACCCAGAGCTCATATACTTACACCAGAGCAGTTCCAAATATAAACTAGTCAGCAAATCTAGGAACTATGAGGTTACCGAAGTAGGTTGGAACTGGGAGAATACCTCAGAGGTTAATACCGGTCCGATACTCCTTGGTACGTCACAGGGCCATATTATAGAGACTGAGTTAGAAGCTGACAGCGACAAGACTTTTACAGCCAGTCATCCTTATTGGAGAGAG ATCTTCGACATCGGCAAAGGAACGGACATGCCAATAACTGGCATACAGTTCCACAGAGTAAATAACACAAGtagatactttatttttatcactacaCCAACGAGGTTGTATCAGTTTATGGGCCAGGCTATCATGAAGGACAACAAACCGAGTCTCCAGTCCATTTTCTATGCATACTTGACTATCCCTGAGACTGGGTTCCAAGAGATACCGTCTACCTTAAAGTACTCGAAGCTGCAGTTCTTTGATAAGAATGATGTTCCTAAGACTTTTGCGTGGTTAACTGAGCCGGGTATTTTCTATGGACAG CTGGACCCAACTTCCCAACAGAACTCAAACTCACTGTTCACTCAGGGAGCTCTAATCAGTTACCCAACAGACGGAGATGAGCCGGAGAACGCTCCTCTATCCTTCGTCCTCACAGAGTTCCATGTACTCCTTATGTACTCCGACAGAGTCAAGGTCATCTCCCTCATCAGCCAGGAACTAGTCTTCGAAGACAGATACTCAGAAGCTCAaggaaaacttaaaaatatagtaaGAGACGCCAAAAAGAGAACAATATGGGCCATCACAGACAAATGTGTGTTCCGATACAAAGTTGTAAGAGAAGAACGCAATCTGTGGATCATTTACTCTGATAAGGAACAGTTTGATCTAGCCAAAGAATACTGCTACAATAACCCAGCTTACATCGACGTGATCAACGTCAAACAAGCTGAACTACTCTTCAATAAAGGAGAGTATGAGAAAAGCGCCGCCATATTTGCAGACACGCAAAAGAGTTTTGAAACAATATGCCTCAAGTTTTTAGAAATAGAACAAATCAATGCTCTGAAAGTGTACTTAGAGAAGCGATTGGAGACTTTAAAAGATGATGAGAAGACTTTAATATCCATGTTGGTTATATGGATGACTGAATTGTACTTGTCACAGTTAGGGCTTCTGCGTCGAACAGGCAAGCAAGATACAGAGGAATACCATCAAATACAAAGCAACTTTGAAGTATTTCTACTGCATCCCAAAGTTGCAAAATGTATGCAACATGTCAAATCTGTTGTGTACGACTTGATGGCTTCTCATGGCGATAAACTAAATTTGATCAAGCTAACTATAATTAACGAGGATTACGAGAGTGTAGTATCTCAGTATATTAGCAAGAAATCTTATTTAGAAGCGATAGATACGTTAAAAACTTTGAAGAGGCCGGAGCTGTTCTATCAGTTCGCTGCGGCGCTTATGGAGGAGAGTCCTAAGCATACTGTGAATGCTTTGATATCTCAGGGAGCTAGATTAAGCCCCTCAAAGTTGCTGCCAGCATTTTTATCTTGTAAGAATGATGAGGCTCATGTATCCGAGATTATAAGATACTTGGAGTTTATATTGCAGCACTTTAACGTGAGAGACAAGGCGATACATAACTACCTATTGACGTTGTACGTGGAGCACGATCATGAGTCGCTCATGATGTACCTCTCCCGGCAAGGACAGGACGTTGCTATGGTCAATTATGATGTGCATTATGCTCTAAG ATTATGTCGCGAGAAGAACTTATCAGAAGCCTGTGTGAAACTGTCAGCGTTGCTCGGTCTGTGGGATTCAGCAGTGGAACTGGCGCTGCAAGTCAGCCTGACCCTCGCCAAGAGTATAGCTGACATGCCAGAACAGACGGAGCTTAGGCGGCAGTTGTGGCTCAATATAG CTGAAAACGTGATCACGAAGAATCAAGACATGCAAGAAGCCATGAGCTTCCTGGAGGAGTGCCCGCTCATCAAGATCGAAGACATACTGCCGTTCTTCAGCGATGTCGTCACCATCGACCACTTCAGACAACCTATCTGTGATTCTTTGCAG GAAAACAACAACCAAATAGAAGAAATGAAGGCCGAAATGGAAGAGGCAATCGCGGCTGCTGAATAC GTACGCGCAGAGATCCAATCATTCCGCAACCGCAGCGTGACAGTACTAGTGTCAGACGTGTGTTGCCTGTGCGACATCGCGCTGCTACTGCGTCCCTTCTACCTGTTCCCCTGCGGACACAAGTTCCACAGCGACTGTCTCATGCAGGAGACGTTACCTATACtga CACCGGCCCGCCGCAACAAGCTATCAGACCTTCAAAGGCAGTTGCAAGTTCTGTCGAACATCGAGCTCTCGACGATCACGTCCAGTGGCCTCCCACTCCGAGAGATCCTGAGGAATGAGATCGATGACCTGATAGCCAGCGAGTGCATCTTCTGCGGCGAGTACATGATCAACTGCATTGACAAGCCGTTCATCAACGATGAAGACTGGGATAAGGTTATGAAGGAATGGGAGTGA
- the LOC118264090 gene encoding vacuolar protein sorting-associated protein 18 homolog isoform X1, with protein MTSIFDQYEQASQSSQRPKPVTEPMVSSGYINMLMEDNTPMFSKSKMMLKNLSDAITHAAVCNDYLVLAMANGNLFRLNLKKPDRGEEIQYSKFVQPNSKLTGIFLDPLGHHLLMAFTSKKKDGYPELIYLHQSSSKYKLVSKSRNYEVTEVGWNWENTSEVNTGPILLGTSQGHIIETELEADSDKTFTASHPYWRELPSYLPLYGSKDIDGLIFDIGKGTDMPITGIQFHRVNNTSRYFIFITTPTRLYQFMGQAIMKDNKPSLQSIFYAYLTIPETGFQEIPSTLKYSKLQFFDKNDVPKTFAWLTEPGIFYGQLDPTSQQNSNSLFTQGALISYPTDGDEPENAPLSFVLTEFHVLLMYSDRVKVISLISQELVFEDRYSEAQGKLKNIVRDAKKRTIWAITDKCVFRYKVVREERNLWIIYSDKEQFDLAKEYCYNNPAYIDVINVKQAELLFNKGEYEKSAAIFADTQKSFETICLKFLEIEQINALKVYLEKRLETLKDDEKTLISMLVIWMTELYLSQLGLLRRTGKQDTEEYHQIQSNFEVFLLHPKVAKCMQHVKSVVYDLMASHGDKLNLIKLTIINEDYESVVSQYISKKSYLEAIDTLKTLKRPELFYQFAAALMEESPKHTVNALISQGARLSPSKLLPAFLSCKNDEAHVSEIIRYLEFILQHFNVRDKAIHNYLLTLYVEHDHESLMMYLSRQGQDVAMVNYDVHYALRLCREKNLSEACVKLSALLGLWDSAVELALQVSLTLAKSIADMPEQTELRRQLWLNIAENVITKNQDMQEAMSFLEECPLIKIEDILPFFSDVVTIDHFRQPICDSLQENNNQIEEMKAEMEEAIAAAEYVRAEIQSFRNRSVTVLVSDVCCLCDIALLLRPFYLFPCGHKFHSDCLMQETLPILTPARRNKLSDLQRQLQVLSNIELSTITSSGLPLREILRNEIDDLIASECIFCGEYMINCIDKPFINDEDWDKVMKEWE; from the exons ATGACTTCCATTTTCGACCAGTACGAGCAAGCTTCGCAGAGTTCCCAGCGACCTAAGCCTGTGACAGAGCCTATGGTATCATCTGGGTACATAAACATGTTGATGGAAGACAATACTCCAATGTTTTCCAAAAGTAAAATGATGCTGAAGAACCTATCTGATGCGATCACACATGCAGCAGTGTGCAATGATTATCTAGTTCTAGCAATGGCTAATGGGAACCTGTTTCGTCTAAATCTGAAGAAGCCGGATCGTGGAGAAG AAATCCAGTACTCAAAGTTTGTCCAACCAAACTCGAAGCTTACAGGAATCTTCCTGGACCCACTTGGACATCACCTACTCATGGCATTCACATCGAAGAAGAAAGATGGCTACCCAGAGCTCATATACTTACACCAGAGCAGTTCCAAATATAAACTAGTCAGCAAATCTAGGAACTATGAGGTTACCGAAGTAGGTTGGAACTGGGAGAATACCTCAGAGGTTAATACCGGTCCGATACTCCTTGGTACGTCACAGGGCCATATTATAGAGACTGAGTTAGAAGCTGACAGCGACAAGACTTTTACAGCCAGTCATCCTTATTGGAGAGAG CTGCCTAGCTATCTCCCTCTGTATGGGAGCAAGGATATTGATGGTttg ATCTTCGACATCGGCAAAGGAACGGACATGCCAATAACTGGCATACAGTTCCACAGAGTAAATAACACAAGtagatactttatttttatcactacaCCAACGAGGTTGTATCAGTTTATGGGCCAGGCTATCATGAAGGACAACAAACCGAGTCTCCAGTCCATTTTCTATGCATACTTGACTATCCCTGAGACTGGGTTCCAAGAGATACCGTCTACCTTAAAGTACTCGAAGCTGCAGTTCTTTGATAAGAATGATGTTCCTAAGACTTTTGCGTGGTTAACTGAGCCGGGTATTTTCTATGGACAG CTGGACCCAACTTCCCAACAGAACTCAAACTCACTGTTCACTCAGGGAGCTCTAATCAGTTACCCAACAGACGGAGATGAGCCGGAGAACGCTCCTCTATCCTTCGTCCTCACAGAGTTCCATGTACTCCTTATGTACTCCGACAGAGTCAAGGTCATCTCCCTCATCAGCCAGGAACTAGTCTTCGAAGACAGATACTCAGAAGCTCAaggaaaacttaaaaatatagtaaGAGACGCCAAAAAGAGAACAATATGGGCCATCACAGACAAATGTGTGTTCCGATACAAAGTTGTAAGAGAAGAACGCAATCTGTGGATCATTTACTCTGATAAGGAACAGTTTGATCTAGCCAAAGAATACTGCTACAATAACCCAGCTTACATCGACGTGATCAACGTCAAACAAGCTGAACTACTCTTCAATAAAGGAGAGTATGAGAAAAGCGCCGCCATATTTGCAGACACGCAAAAGAGTTTTGAAACAATATGCCTCAAGTTTTTAGAAATAGAACAAATCAATGCTCTGAAAGTGTACTTAGAGAAGCGATTGGAGACTTTAAAAGATGATGAGAAGACTTTAATATCCATGTTGGTTATATGGATGACTGAATTGTACTTGTCACAGTTAGGGCTTCTGCGTCGAACAGGCAAGCAAGATACAGAGGAATACCATCAAATACAAAGCAACTTTGAAGTATTTCTACTGCATCCCAAAGTTGCAAAATGTATGCAACATGTCAAATCTGTTGTGTACGACTTGATGGCTTCTCATGGCGATAAACTAAATTTGATCAAGCTAACTATAATTAACGAGGATTACGAGAGTGTAGTATCTCAGTATATTAGCAAGAAATCTTATTTAGAAGCGATAGATACGTTAAAAACTTTGAAGAGGCCGGAGCTGTTCTATCAGTTCGCTGCGGCGCTTATGGAGGAGAGTCCTAAGCATACTGTGAATGCTTTGATATCTCAGGGAGCTAGATTAAGCCCCTCAAAGTTGCTGCCAGCATTTTTATCTTGTAAGAATGATGAGGCTCATGTATCCGAGATTATAAGATACTTGGAGTTTATATTGCAGCACTTTAACGTGAGAGACAAGGCGATACATAACTACCTATTGACGTTGTACGTGGAGCACGATCATGAGTCGCTCATGATGTACCTCTCCCGGCAAGGACAGGACGTTGCTATGGTCAATTATGATGTGCATTATGCTCTAAG ATTATGTCGCGAGAAGAACTTATCAGAAGCCTGTGTGAAACTGTCAGCGTTGCTCGGTCTGTGGGATTCAGCAGTGGAACTGGCGCTGCAAGTCAGCCTGACCCTCGCCAAGAGTATAGCTGACATGCCAGAACAGACGGAGCTTAGGCGGCAGTTGTGGCTCAATATAG CTGAAAACGTGATCACGAAGAATCAAGACATGCAAGAAGCCATGAGCTTCCTGGAGGAGTGCCCGCTCATCAAGATCGAAGACATACTGCCGTTCTTCAGCGATGTCGTCACCATCGACCACTTCAGACAACCTATCTGTGATTCTTTGCAG GAAAACAACAACCAAATAGAAGAAATGAAGGCCGAAATGGAAGAGGCAATCGCGGCTGCTGAATAC GTACGCGCAGAGATCCAATCATTCCGCAACCGCAGCGTGACAGTACTAGTGTCAGACGTGTGTTGCCTGTGCGACATCGCGCTGCTACTGCGTCCCTTCTACCTGTTCCCCTGCGGACACAAGTTCCACAGCGACTGTCTCATGCAGGAGACGTTACCTATACtga CACCGGCCCGCCGCAACAAGCTATCAGACCTTCAAAGGCAGTTGCAAGTTCTGTCGAACATCGAGCTCTCGACGATCACGTCCAGTGGCCTCCCACTCCGAGAGATCCTGAGGAATGAGATCGATGACCTGATAGCCAGCGAGTGCATCTTCTGCGGCGAGTACATGATCAACTGCATTGACAAGCCGTTCATCAACGATGAAGACTGGGATAAGGTTATGAAGGAATGGGAGTGA